ctctcatctCAGGCTCGATATTCTCTACGACGTTGAAATGTGGCAAAGAAGTTACCAAAGGATTGTAAGTACAGATTTACTCTGCTGCTCCGTCTGTGTTGTTCTGATGAGCTGTTCACTTGTTCAgccttaaaaaaatattttcactgagGAGACTGAAGCCTGTTTGTGAAACCGTGAATCTGTGTATCTTTGTCATAGTTATGAAACCAACCAGATTTAAAGGAATAATCTGTGTAAATGTTCTAgtttaatatattataatacaACACAATATGATTATGCAGACAAAAGTAGCTTCTGACCTTTATGTGTGTAATAGTACAATTAATTTTACACATATGGGTAATGGAGATATTAGTTTTTCTGTGATAGATACAAACAATAGTTGGTTCTTCTCACCAGttgttataataattattattattactgaggCTGCAGATCCTCTGATTTATCGCACAGTAACACTTTGGAATCTGGTATTTTTCAGCCTAAATGTACAAACACCCTGTGGACATTTGGTTTTCATATCATTTTGATGTGTTTAGAGCCACGCCAACACAAAGgtcaggtcagaggtcagaggtggAGGCAAGAAACCATGGAAACAGAAAGGAAGTGGGAGAGCTCGCCATGGAAGCATCCGATCTCCGATATGGAGAGGAGGTGACCTGATGTTTCCCTCGTCTGCTTCGGCTACTTTTACCTTTTTGTGTTAATGTTCGTTAAATCGTCACGGTGACTTTCCCAGAGGGAACACACAGGTGAGGTGAGGTGTGAATGGGTCTGACAGGTGATGTGTTTCTCTCAGGTGGGGTGTCTCATGGACCCAGAGGGCCGACCAGTTACTACTACATGCTGCCCATGAAGGTTCGAGCACAAGGACTGAAAGTGGCTCTGAGCTCCAAGGTGGCCCAGGTAACCGAACCGCTCATCAGAACGAATGTTTAATACACTCTGTGCTTTACCTGAATTATGGTAACGTTAAATATTTATTAGTCGAACAGTATTAGTGTGTGATGTGTTATTTAAACCGCAGCATTCATGTGTTCATGttataaatacagttttatatGAAAAGGTCAGGTGGTCCGCAGTCATTAAAACtattatacattattttaaagtgattaaatgaaatcagatttttattcaGTAGCTTCCAGGTCAAGTACAATTTTTACAAGACACTTTTCTCACAAATAAATCGTATCTCTTCATTAGTtttatatgaatttttttatttaataaacattttttgttcaatagcttccaggtcatgtgacctgacgACTCAATATTATGCATAAATCATGAAGACACGCCTCTTACAATTCAAATAtatcaataaatataaataaaagattcatacaaaaaaaatgaagtgataTATTTGAAACTGTATTGATTAATAATTTTAATGACTGTGGACCACCGACCTTTTCATATCACTTTTCTTATAACAtgtttgcttttactttttatcaACGCACCTTTTCTGGTTTAAGATCACGCTGCAAATAATCAAATGGAgattgaaaaacacatttgaggTTTGAGTGGGACGTTATGATGAATATAGTCACTGCTCTTCTTTCTGTGGGAGATTTGTTAAAACGTGCAGGTCAATACTTTTCACCCTGTTTTGACATTGACAGATGTGGTCTGACTGTGGTTTTATGACGCAGACAATTGTAAAATCCAACACAATGGAAACATTgaatgtttagtgtttttactgtgatggactggtgacctgtccagggtggacccctgcctttcacccaaagagagctgggataggctccagcagatccctgggaccctggttaggactaagggggtctagatgatggatggatggatgattgtgattgttttctttgcactgaTGGACTCACTCTGATAGTGactgtgtttgcttgtttttgcaGGACTACCTTCATGTCGTGGACTCCCTGAACATCCCCACACCAGACCCTCAGTACATACTGGACCTCATCAGACACAGACACTGGGGAGAGTCTGTTTTAATAGTCGATGTGTGAGTATCTTCAGCAGAATGTGTGTTTAATGTCTGAGACTCCCTCGGTGCTAAAGCCGCTTTTGTTTTTCCCAGAGGTGAAGAGCTTCCTGAAAACATGCTTCAGGCCACGGTAGACTTAAAGACAGTCAACATTATTCCTGCTATTGGTGAGTCTCATTTTGTCTCTAAACACAAACTTTACAGCTGCACTCAGCTGTGGGCTGTAAGTCCAGAGATGTGGAGACAGAGTTGGGTTTTTATTAGGAAGAGCACAGGTGGAAGCATTAATGTTAAATGGTCTATTTATTATTTGGCACCAGCTCAGCTTGATCCTCACCAAAAATGGGAGGCCTGTCTTTCTGCAAAACACAGATGTTAttgaataattgattaatttTGGATATCTCGTACATGTTCAGATATCTTTATTTGGATTTATGACTAGAGAAAGACCGTTAAAGATAATAACATGTCATTTTAGGTATCTGAGAGTACTTTTAGTTAATTGTACATGTGCTTCTCATGTTTGGAGCTGAATGTGTCAGTAAAGGTGCAGTCAGACCAAAATCATcattattgaaaatattttaaaatgaacctttaaatgtttttctcctctgtgcAAATGAGTCTGTTGACTTTAAGTTAAAAAGTGAAGGGACAGGTTTGGAGTTTTTCAAGCTGGTCCTAAAACAATATTGGCCTAATGTGACTACGCTGTAAAAACAGCCCTCATTGGTTGAGGCCAACATTCACTCCAAAGTTCTGTCAAAGGAAGCTTCATGTATCTCACTGCATTTTTGCATTTGACCCTCACTTTTTACAGCGTAGTCACATTCAGGGTGTGTGCAGCGTAGAGAAACTTACAACTAAGACCTATTCTCCCCTACATTAGGGCCCATCATACCACTGTTTTAGCCTGTATTCTTTTAGTCCCATAGTCAGGGACAAACTGTGCAGCTGTCAATAAAATCTGTCTTTGTCCATCAGGGCTGAATGTCCACAGCATGCTGAAACACGAAGCCCTGGTCCTCACCCTGGACACAGTCAGGTTCCTGGAAGACAAGCTGCTCTGGCAGGACCAGCGTTACACACCTCTGTACCCGTTCAAACTGCCCTACTCCGACTTCCCGTAGACCACCTGACCTGTAATATATTCACTAAGAACAGTGAGCTGATtgatttctttgtctttattatgTTTAACAACAGAAACCTCTTAATAaatatcagtaaaaaaaaaaaaagatgcaaagtcttaatttaaaaaaaaggctaaaAGTTGTGCAGAAACCACAAGGCTTAAAATCGATAACTGAATTTGTGGGGAAGGAGACCGTTCGCTAAATCGTTCCTGACCTCCCAGCGTAGCGCCGAGCGCTTCTTCTCTGTCGGTACAACGTAGGTGTTTGGCACGTAAACCCTCCGAGGTTTTGGctgcagcaaaaaacaaacaatgttcAAGCTCTTATTCTCTACAAAAGCATTATCCACCACACTGAGTCTCATACCTGAGCTTACTGTGCTGGTGTTAAAGCTACAACAGACTCAACACTCCAGAGACTGAAACCAACAATGACCCGTCTCACCGTTAATGTCATAGCATGAAAAACTAGTAGCTCCATGTGCCACAAACagactgtaaacacagcaggggTCTTGTACAAAAACCTCATACATGCAAAACTGCCTTTAGACCAAGGTCTAAACTTTAACAGACGTCTCCTGGtccagtggtgtgtgtgtcgctaatatatacagtgtgtgtatatatatatatatatacacacatatatttttagaaacaGACCAACGTGCTGGTCCAGGTCAGACTAACAGACTGTACACAGAGACAACTCGCTGGTTTTAGTTTCAGGAGggttaaaataattaatatagaaaatgacTGAAGTGTTCATTTAAAACTTCAATGCAGTGTCACAGTCCATTCtctaaaaaaagagagaattgTTTAAGGAAATACTCACTGGTGGAGGCTGGTATGCAAGTTGttcctgaaaacaaaacagaaacatatttaaaaaacactgaagcacCAACTGTGTCATTTTCATGGTGCTGCAGTTTTATTGGGGCCATTTAACAGATTAACACCTGAAGCAAAGTGTTTCCCTCACAGTCCTTTTTATGCACAAGCTCAAAAATGTcatttgcaaaataaaacagtcgAACATTGAGAATTAGCCTGAGTCAGAGAAACAAACTGGCAGAAGCACAAAAAATTGAGGTTTTCGTACCTTGATCTCCTGGCGGAGAGCTCTCCTGTCCTTCTCTCCTGGAAGCTTAAACATGTCCCACAGCTGCTTGTACTGGAAATACCTGCAGAGACGAGAAAACGCAGGATCAGAGGAGTCCGCTGTCGGAGCAGCCAGAGTCCGAGTGGTGGTGCAGGTGGATTTCAAACGTACCTGTTCACTGGGTCGGTCTTCTTTATGGTTTGCTGACTCATTACGGGTCGAATGACTGAAACATGAATTCATATATAACAATCAGACCAATTATAAAGAGGCTGGTTAAGGGTTGGTGTGAAAACATTGAGTTTTTTTGTATATGGGGCTGGTGTTGACTTACAGGATTTGGGTTTAGGCCTGAAGGCACCGGCACTTTGAGTTTGagtctgcaaaacaaaaaagttacTTTAGTGACAaatgatcctttttttttttttttttttttttttaaaaggtatgAAGTGTTTATATTAAGGATGCAGATAAAAGTATACAAAGAATATGTCTTTAAGGTACAAGGTGTAAATTACTGCAAATAAAACCCTTTATGGTGTCAAACAAGCTAAATGTGCTGAAGTGGAAGGTATAACCTGGGAGACTACAATACCCACCATGCCTCTGATGTAGGATTCAAAAGCACTGAGCGAGATCCCGTCAGCCGAGGAGCTGGGCGTTTCGCTCTGACTGGTCACGTCTTCGCTCTCCATCTCTGAGTCGTGCTGATCTGATGTGGACAGGTGAAGCTCCGCCAGTCGTTCCTCCATGCAGCTCACTGCGTCTGCAAACACACGACACCCACAACACCCAGTCAGAATCCAGGAAATCAACGTGGTCCGAGTCTAAACCGTTAGTCCGTTGCTGTATCTGTGACGATCCTGAGTTTCCTAAAGGCCGGATTAGAATTTACACACAGCTCAAGTGTAAAAGTTAAGGATGGGGGACATGATTCATGCTAACCCCATCAACAGAGACTTCCTTCCTTTCAAATCAGCTTTGATCAGTTAACATAAGACTGATATTTAATACCCTTCATAACTTCCTCCCAGAAACTagtttgtttagtctgttgtGGTTTTGGTCTTTTGGCCTGATATCCTGATTCTGATTCACAGACACATGGTGAATGTTGCTGATGCAGAGACTCTTCACCTGTCTTCCGTCTGAGATTTCCTTCCCACTCGTCGCACATCTGGTCGTACGTCGTCCAGCTAAAATCCACTTTGGAGTCAATAAACTTGATGTCTTTGTTGCTTGAAGACTCACCCAGATCCTCAGACTCCTCTTTGTCCTTGACTTCTCTCTCCACATGATTCTCAGCTTCGTGAAGGCCCTGCACTTCTTCTTCATGCTCTTTTCCCTGTTCGCTCACAGCAGTAAGGGGATGCAGTTGTTCCTCTGATCTTTCACTCGTCatatctttgttttctacatgcaCATATTCAGATGTCTCctcatccaccagctctgtatCGTCTGGCTTCAAGCTTGTGATGCCCACCTCTTCGTGCAGACCGTCACCTCCACAGCACACAGCGTTAGCTTCATGCCGGTCGTCCTCTGATGACGTCACACTCAGAGGACGAGTATCGTGGTCGATGTCAAACCATCCAAAACTGCAGGTTGAGCGACTGTCCTCTCTGTCGTCTCTCATCTCAGACAGGTCCCCCCGACTGTCTCGGTCCAACTCTGTGATGGTGTGGTCTGTTCCCTCCTGCTCCCCTGGTCTGTAGGTGCCATAGCCAGAGGTCATCAGGCTCAGAGCTGCACTCTCAGAACTGCTACTAcaactttcttcttcttcataatcatcaccatcatcacttGCACCGTCCGAACTCTCTCTGCAGAAGCTCCCCTGGTTGTTCAGCTCGGGTTGTTTCTCTGCTAAAGCCTCCTGAGAACAGTCCGCTGTCCCGGCTGCAGGTTTGGAGTCTCCCTCGTTAATCGCTAGctcaacctcctcctcctcttcaatttcctgtttctctccATCGGACCaaaaggaggagctgagggaaTTCTCGTCATCGTCACTGCCCTCGTCCCACTGAGGGTTATACATTTTGTACATGGTGCAACTTGTTCTGCTGAGCTGTGTGTGATCTGATGAGGCCAAGAGCTTAAGGAAAGAGGATTAGCTGAAACCCAGGAAAGCCTTTTCTTAGTGCTGAAACAGCTCCGACTGCTGGTGACCAGAGGAACTACACTCTGCATTTCTTTGATTCCACAACTACACTTGATTCACTGTTgtccagttatttttttaaaatcacaaagcATATACCAATTTtcttaatctttttttcttagttttgcACACGTTACTTTAATTTTTAGTCATATATCATCGAAACTAGTTTTACTATTTCATTCTAGCTCTGTTTTTTTACCCCATTTGTtcagattttatatttattttgataatttgtTGTTAATTTGTAACCCAGGGTCTGaggtaaaaattaaaaatttttcTGACAAAAACCTTCAAAGATGATTTTTGAGGATTTCTACAAACAGAGTAAAGTCTGTATTACCTGAGTTTTCACTGTAGACTGACTCATCACAGACAAGCGACTGCCCTTTATATTTCctgtataaataataaaagatgtTACAATGACGACAAAAATAAATGAGCAAATGTCATTAACATGAAACTGCTTTTCATTGctgcagtatttatttttctgatttctgtGACTGCTGGTCAgacaaaaaaagtcaatttttaAACTGACTTTTTCATTATTGTTGATATTTTATACAATGAACAACTTAAATCTGCAGTTCAACTGTCCTTCAATTAACATCtttaaaacaattattattttcttgGGCCTGTAGAAATGAGCATAATTTTTGTTTAGGTTACCTTAGGACTTTTCTTTTGATGAAGCGTCTCCCCTGGGTGTCTGGTGAGGATGTGCAGCTGTCGGTGAGCAGCGGGTGGAGGCTGTCCTCAGGATCAGGTTCTACCTGCAGCCTGCCGGGACCACCTGGAGGCATCTGGAGCTTTGGAGCCACCGAGTGTCGAGCGTACAAGTCACAGCGTCCCTGCTGCCATCTGTAGTCTCTGTTCTGACAGGTGGTGAGCACCTGTGTGTCACAAAACGTATAACGGATCAGATCTCTGTAGTGCTGCTTCAAACCTTATGAACAGATTTTTAACAGGATATTAAACATCAGATATATAGAGCTACTAATTTATGAATGATGTCATATAGAGCTGTAGCTAAGAACTATTTTCAATAATCTGCAGATTCATTTTTGATTAATCACTTTAAAATCATCATGAAAAATCATCTGCACAGCCTAAACTGACATTTAAGCTGGAACCTAACAAAGTTCTGCATTTTCTTCCACAAGATGTTTTTCATAAACGACTGAAACGATCAATAAATTGTCAAATCTGTTGTTGCTGGAGGAACATGTGGTCTACACCTacctctctgtcactgtctgcaCTGGCTGCATGTAGGAAAAACCCTTCACCAGAGCCTTTAAAGTTGCACTGGCTGACTGTGAAGGAAACCAGATATCACCAGTTAATAATGCCAAATCAGCTGCACCTGGCTGCTGACGTGCTTGTTGCTCAAAGTATAATTAAAAACGTACAATTAGCATTATCACAAAATGAGACAACGAATCAGCCGAGGGCTCTGACCTTTCTCTTTGACGTAGGCAGGAGGGCTCTGCACAGATGGGGCTGTGGGAGATACGGTGGAGTTCCTCTGGGTCGATGGGGCCAGAGTTTTCCATTCTCCATGTTGAATCAGTTCATCAAGATCTGACGTGACACACAGAGCGACAGTAATCCTTCAAGTTCAAACA
This genomic window from Mastacembelus armatus chromosome 1, fMasArm1.2, whole genome shotgun sequence contains:
- the mrpl4 gene encoding large ribosomal subunit protein uL4m — translated: MLRLSLLVCSRGVAQRFASSFSGVSDLPPNLLLPTNLVDPSRLKRPPPPADCPLPLLRSCDAAVPAHLSPLKTWVETLERTDSEPLGLTQLHPDVFAVPPRLDILYDVEMWQRSYQRISHANTKVRSEVRGGGKKPWKQKGSGRARHGSIRSPIWRGGGVSHGPRGPTSYYYMLPMKVRAQGLKVALSSKVAQDYLHVVDSLNIPTPDPQYILDLIRHRHWGESVLIVDVGEELPENMLQATVDLKTVNIIPAIGLNVHSMLKHEALVLTLDTVRFLEDKLLWQDQRYTPLYPFKLPYSDFP
- the hyls1 gene encoding hydrolethalus syndrome protein 1 homolog; the encoded protein is MMDNLDFSEEEIQEQLAVLGYKNIPQHRLREFKRDLDELIQHGEWKTLAPSTQRNSTVSPTAPSVQSPPAYVKEKVSQCNFKGSGEGFFLHAASADSDREVLTTCQNRDYRWQQGRCDLYARHSVAPKLQMPPGGPGRLQVEPDPEDSLHPLLTDSCTSSPDTQGRRFIKRKVLRKYKGQSLVCDESVYSENSDAVSCMEERLAELHLSTSDQHDSEMESEDVTSQSETPSSSADGISLSAFESYIRGMTQTQSAGAFRPKPKSFIRPVMSQQTIKKTDPVNRYFQYKQLWDMFKLPGEKDRRALRQEIKEQLAYQPPPPKPRRVYVPNTYVVPTEKKRSALRWEVRNDLANGLLPHKFSYRF